Proteins encoded in a region of the Nicotiana tomentosiformis chromosome 9, ASM39032v3, whole genome shotgun sequence genome:
- the LOC104099250 gene encoding uncharacterized protein — protein MSYHTRRILTLEESSRKRKDRDTFYSFPKPSIPLTSVNSPNVNTTTSFNKGAAEPNHQMPNPLLAGYMAYEFLTKGTVLGQKFDPARAKAVPVNAFAEPKKRKSSGSSPKEVELSGNGKLKTQSQNYVELASLLKSDGSHIPGIVNPTQLAQWIQM, from the coding sequence ATGAGTTATCACACACGTCGAATCTTAACTCTTGAGGAGTCATCACGCAAGCGAAAAGACCGAGACACATTTTATTCTTTTCCCAAACCGTCAATCCCATTAACGTCCGTTAATAGTCCTAACGTTAATACGACGACGTCGTTTAACAAAGGAGCAGCCGAGCCGAATCATCAAATGCCCAACCCGCTTTTGGCTGGATACATGGCTTATGAATTTTTAACCAAAGGGACAGTGTTGGGTCAGAAGTTTGATCCGGCTCGAGCAAAAGCTGTTCCAGTGAACGCTTTTGCCGAGccgaagaaaagaaaatcaagtgGTTCGAGTCCTAAAGAAGTCGAGCTGAGTGGGAATGGGAAGCTGAAGACTCAGAGCCAGAATTATGTTGAATTGGCTAGCTTGTTGAAGAGTGATGGGTCCCACATTCCGGGTATAGTCAATCCTACGCAGCTGGCACAGTGGATTCAGATGTGA
- the LOC138898439 gene encoding uncharacterized protein has product MEVRLDSQVIPKRESFKYLGSIIQGDGEIDGDVTHRIRVGWMKWRLASGVLCDKNVPPKLKSKFYRAAVRPAMLYGAECWPVKISHIRKIKVAETRMLRWMCGHTRKDKIRNEVIRERVGVAPVDDKMREARLRWFGHVQRRSPEAPVRRCERLVLTVMRRGRGRPKKY; this is encoded by the coding sequence ATGGAAGTGAGGCTTGACTcacaagtcatccctaagagagagAGTTTCAAGTACCTAGGGTCTATTATCCAGGGAGATGGGGAGATCGACggggatgtcacacaccgtatcagggtggggtggatgaaatggaggttagcatctggagtcctatgCGACAAGAATGTACCACCAAAACTCAAAAGTAAGTTCTACAGAGCGGCGGTTAGAccagccatgttgtatggggctgagtgttggccagtcaagatttcACATATCCGCAAGATAAAAGTAGCAGAAacaaggatgttgagatggatgtgcgggcacactcggaaggataagattaggaatgaggtcattcgggagagggtgggcgtggctcccGTGGATGACAAGATGCGTGAAGCAAGACTTAGGTGGTTCGGGCACGTGCAGAGGAGGAGTCCAGAGGCTCCGGTCAGGAGGTGTGAGCGTTTGGTTCTGACAGttatgagaagaggtagagggcggcctaagaagtactag